Proteins encoded by one window of Octopus bimaculoides isolate UCB-OBI-ISO-001 chromosome 4, ASM119413v2, whole genome shotgun sequence:
- the LOC106882064 gene encoding intraflagellar transport protein 57 homolog: MSEEKRRTEEIEDVSPGIAYLPFVNMEELLEKLRLLNYEKSFMTIMNMKPLSRHYFALPTNPGEQFYMFTCLAAWLIQGTGRQFDIPQEKDDPNATISSILEVVRDFGYTLNFAPSKLKQGCGEHCIYVLNRLADEALKRQNFKWAKPVYPEEEEDEEIVIMAEDMELDLNKMEEDGIVDEADAGDDFDEEPLMRLDNLQSLKESKLKEGSSKPDNILESQTNLDEWLLEVQRVTPQLKVLIRTDNKDWRLHVDQMHQHKNNIEVSMEETKSYLQELQDEIDRSLEKIRSREKYTNKQLDHSLTEFRALQDQLAEIKERYRQASGGLTDRSRILAEITEELDKVKSEMEERGNTMTDGAPLVKIKQTLQQLKKECSQMDVRSGVVEHILLQAKLKDKNIQNKQAHTIEMQEY; this comes from the exons ATGTCTGAAGAGAAGAGACGCACAGAAGAAATTGAAGATGTTAGCCCAGGCATAGCGTATTTACCATTTGTTAATATGGAAGAACTTTTGGAAAAGCTCCGTCTACTTAATTATGAAAAAAGCTTTATGACAATAATGAACATGAAACCTCTTTCAAG acatTACTTTGCTCTTCCAACCAATCCTGGAGAACAGTTTTATATGTTCACTTGTTTAGCAGCATGGCTTATACAGGGAACTGGTAGGCAGTTTGACATTCCTCAAGAg AAAGATGATCCAAATGCAACAATATCAAGTATTCTGGAAGTTGTACGAGATTTT GGTTACACACTGAACTTTGCCCCTTCAAAATTAAAGCAAGGTTGTGGTGAACATTGTATTTATGTACTCAATCGTCTGGCTGATGAAGCATTAAAGAGGCAAAATTTCAAATGGGCAAA ACCAGTTTATcctgaagaagaggaagatgaagaaattGTTATAATGGCTGAAGATATGGAACTAGATCTCAATAAGATGGAAGAGGATGGTATTGTT gatgaagctgatgctggtgatgatttTGATGAAGAACCTCTGATGAGATTAGATAATTTACAATCCCTCAAAGAATCAAAG TTGAAAGAAGGTAGCAGTAAACCTGATAATATCTTGGAATCTCAGACAAACCTTGATGAATGGCTTCTGGAAGTACAAAGAGTAACACCACAGCTGAAAGTTTTAATTAGAACTGATAACAag GATTGGCGACTCCACGTCGATCAAATGCATCAACACAAGAACAACATTGAAGTCTCCATGGAAGAAACCAAGTCCTATCTTCAAGAACTCCAAGATGAAATAGATCGATCCCTAGAGAAAATTCGTAGCCGTGagaaatacacaaacaagcaGCTGGATCATTCTCTCACAGAATTCCGTGCCTTACAGGATCAGCTGGCTGAGATCAAAGAACGATACCGACAAGCAAGTGGTGGATTAACTGACCGTTCACGTATCTTGGCCGAA attacaGAAGAACTTGACAAAGTGAAATCTGAAATGGAAGAAAGAGGAAACACTATGACTGATGGAG caCCACTTGTTAAAATTAAGCAGACACTGCAACAGCTGAAGAAGGAATGTTCCCAGATGGATGTTCGCAGTGGAGTTGTAGAACACATTCTTTTACAAGCCAAACTGAAAGAcaagaatattcaaaataaacaagcacacactATAGAAATGCAGGAATATTAA